In one window of Candidatus Kuenenbacteria bacterium HGW-Kuenenbacteria-1 DNA:
- the rplU gene encoding 50S ribosomal protein L21, giving the protein MSIAIIKTGGKQYKIKKDAVLKIEKIEGNIGDQIEFDKVFLISDDKAENVQIGQPFLDTKIKAEILEQGKAKKVIVIKYKAKTRERTKNGHRQLYTKVKIKEIGK; this is encoded by the coding sequence ATGTCTATTGCAATTATAAAAACCGGTGGAAAACAGTATAAAATTAAAAAAGATGCTGTTTTAAAGATTGAAAAAATCGAAGGAAATATAGGGGATCAAATTGAATTTGATAAAGTGTTTTTAATTTCTGATGACAAAGCAGAAAATGTTCAAATTGGTCAACCTTTTTTAGATACAAAAATAAAAGCTGAAATTTTGGAACAAGGCAAGGCCAAAAAGGTAATTGTAATTAAATACAAAGCAAAAACAAGAGAAAGAACAAAAAATGGTCATAGACAGTTATATACCAAAGTGAAAATAAAAGAAATAGGAAAATAA